The DNA window GCCGGATGAGCATCCCCGTCGTCACCGCCCGGGTGGTGGCCGGCTCTCCCAGGAGGTTCGGCGCAGCATCCGGTATCGTATGGAGGATGCCGCGGGGCGCGCACGTCCCCGGTGAGAGCTGAATATTGGAGGGCACTGTGGACATCGATCTCGGACTGCTGAGGACGATCGAGCGGGAGAAGGACATCCCCTTCGACGAGCTTGCACGCATCATCGAGCAGGCGATCCTCACCGCCTACGGCCGTCACGTCTCCGAGTCCGGAGAGATCCCCGCCGGCGCGCGGTCGGAGCTCGACCGCAAGACCGGGCACGTCGCCATCTACGCACCCGTCCTCGACGACGAGGGTGCGATCGTGGGCGAAGAGGAGCAGGTTCCCGACGACTTCGGCCGCATCGCCGCCTTCGCCGCCAAGCAGGTCATCAGCCAGCGTCTGCGCGACATCGCCGACGACGCCGTGCTCGGCGAATTCCGCGGCAAGGAGGGCGACATCGTCGCCGGCGTCGTGCAGCAGGGTCCGAACCCGCGCATGGTGCACGTCGACCTGGGCACGGTCGAGGCGATCCTCCCCCCGGAGGAGCAGGTCCCCGGCGAGCAGTACACCCACGGATCGCGCCTGCGCGTCTACGTCACGTCGGTGTCGAAGGGACTCAAGGGTCCGCAGATCACCGTGTCGCGCACGCACCCCGGCCTCGTGCGGAAGCTCTTCTCGCTCGAGGTGCCCGAGATCGCCGCCGGACTGGTGGAGATCGTCTCGCTCGCCCGCGAGGCCGGCCACCGCAGCAAGGTCGCGGTCAAGGCGAACGACCCGTCGATCAACGCCAAGGGCGCCTGCATCGGCGAGCTCGGCCGTCGCGTCCGCGCCGTCACCGAGGAGCTCGGCGGCGAGAAGATCGACATCGTCGACTACGACCCCGAGCTCGCGAAGTTCGTGGCGAACGCGCTGTCCCCGGCGAAGGTGACCTCCAGCTTCATCCTGGATGCCTCGTCCAAGGCCGTCCGCGCGCTGGTGCCGGACTACCAGCTGTCGCTGGCCATCGGCAAGGAAGGCCAGAACGCCCGCCTCGCCGCCAAGCTGACCGGCGCGAAGATCGACATCCAGCCCGACAGCATCCTCGAGGACGCGTGACGCGGACGCCGGTCTCCCCTGAAGCGGAGCGCACGAAGGGGTCGGCGGGCTGAGCCCCCAGGTGTAGAATGGAATCTGTACGAACGTGCGTCGGTTGTCGCGCTCGTGCCTCCCGGTCCTCCCTGCTCAGGGTGGTGGCCATCGATTCCGCGCTCATCCCCGATGAACGTGCGGCGATTCCCGGGAGGGGCGCGTGGGTCCACCCGACTCTCGAGTGTGCGGAGACCGCCATCCGGCGCCGTGCCTTTGTGCGTGCATTGCGTGTGTCGGGTTCGCCCGATGCGCAGACCTTGATCGACCACCTCCAGCGAAACGGCTGAACGGCTATGGAAAAAAAGTGAACGGCTCGAAATGAGTCCCGTCCGCGACTAACGGTCTGCCCTGCCTGGGTGGACCCCAGACAGGAGAATTGTGGCTAACGCCAAACCCCGCGTGCATGAAATCGCCTCCGAGCTCGGAGTCGACAGCAAGGTCGCTCTGGCCAAGCTGAAAGAACTGGGCGAGTTCGTCAAGAGCCCGTCGTCCACCATCGAGCCCCCTGTGGCCCGCAAGCTCCGCGCCGCTCTTCAGGCCGAGGGAGGCGCCGCGAGCGCCGCCGCCCCGTCCAAGCCGGCTGCAGCCACCTCCGGGCGTCCCGCCGGTCGTCCCGGTCCCGTCCGTCCCGCCGGCGGCCCGACCCCCGGCCCCGCGACCCCGGCTCCGGCAGCGCCCGCCGCTCCCACGGCGGCGACGCCCGCCGCTCCGTCGGCACCGCAGCCGTCCGCACCGCAGCCCGCCGCGCCGGCACCCGCCGCAGCGGCCGCGGCCACCCCGGCAGCTCCGTCGGCCTCGACCGAGGCGCCGGCCGCACCCGCGGCATCCGCTCCCACCCCCGGTGGCTCCGCTCCGGCGGCTCCGCGTCCGGGTGGCGCGCCGCGTCCGGGCAACAACCCCTTCGCCTCGGCGCAGGGCATGGGTCAGCGTCCCGCCGGCCCGCGTCCGGGTAACAACCCGTTCGCCTCGGCGCAGGGCATGGGCCAGCGTCCGTCGCCCGGCAACATCCCACGTCCCCAGGCTCCGCGCCCCGGCGCACCTCGTCCCGGCGCACCGCGTCCTGGTGGCGCAGGTCGTCCCGGTGGCGCAGGTCGTCCCGGCGCGCCCTTCCAGCAGCGTCCCGGCGGTCCCGGTCGCCCCGGCGGCGCCGGCGGCGGCTTCCAGCGTCCCGGTGCTCCCGGTGGAGCGCCCGGCGGCGGCGGCTTCGCCGGTCGCCCCGGCGGTGGTGGCGGTCGTGGCCGCGGCCCCGGCGGCGGCACCGCAGGTGCGTTCGGAAAGGGTGGCGGCAAGTCCAAGCAGCGCAAGTCGCGTCGGGCCAAGCGCCAGGAATTCGAGATGCGGTCCGCCCCGGTCGTCGGTGGCGTCAACGTCTCGAAGGGCAACGGCGAGATCATCCGCCTGCGTCGCGGCGCATCGATCGCCGACTTCGCCGACAAGCTCGAGGCGCTGCGCGGCTACACCGTGCAGCCCGGCACGCTCGTGACGATCCTGTTCAACCTGGGTGAGATGGCCACGGCCACCGAGTCGCTCGACGAGGCCACCTTCGAGGTGCTCGGCGAGGAGCTCGGCTACAAGATTCAGATGGTCTCGCCCGAGGACGAGGACAAGGAGCTCCTCGAGGGCTTCGGTCTCGATCTCGAGGCCGAGCTGGAGGCGGAGGACGAGGACGACCTCGAGATCCGGCCTCCCGTCGTGACCGTCATGGGTCACGTCGACCACGGTAAGACCCGACTGCTCGACGCCATCCGCCAGACCAACGTGGTCGCGGGCGAGGCCGGCGGCATCACGCAGCACATCGGTGCGTACCAGGTCTGGACCGAGCACGAGGGCATCGACCGCGCGATCACCTTCATCGACACTCCGGGTCACGAGGCGTTCACCGCCATGCGTGCCCGTGGTGCGCAGGTGACCGACCTCGCGATCCTCGTGGTCGCCGCCGACGACGGCATCATGCCGCAGACGGTGGAGGCGCTGAACCATGCCCAGGCGGCCAACGTGCCGATCGTCGTCGCGGTCAACAAGATCGACAAGCCCGACGCCAACCCCGGCAAGGTGCGCCAGCAGCTCACCGAGTACGGCCTGGTCGCCGAGGAGTACGGCGGAGACGTCATGTTCATCGACGTCTCGGCGCGCAACAACATCGGCATCCAGGACCTCCTGGACGCGGTGCTGCTCACCGCCGACGCCGGGCTCGACCTCACGGCCAACCCGAACAAGGCGGCGCGCGGCGTGGCGATCGAGGCCAAGCTCGACAAGGGTCGCGGTTCCGTGGCCACCGTGCTCATCCAGTCCGGAACGCTGCGGGTCGGCGACGCGATCGTGGCGGGCACCGCTTACGGCCGCGTGCGTGCCATGGCCGACGAGAACGGCGACGCCGTCCTCGAGGCATGGCCGTCGCGTCCGGTGCAGGTGCAGGGTCTGAACTCCGTGCCCCGTGCCGGCGACACCTTCATCGTCACCGAGGAGGACCGTCTCGCCCGTCAGATCGCCGAGAAGCGCGAGGCCGCCGAGCGCAACGCCCAGCTGGCCAAGGCCCGCAAGCGCATCTCGCTCGAGGACTTCACCCGTGCTCTCCAGGAGGGCAAGGTCGAGTCGCTCAACCTCATCATCAAGGGCGACGTGTCGGGTGCCGTCGAGGCGCTCGAGGAGTCGCTCCTCAAGATCGAGGTCGACGATTCGGTGCAGCTGCGGATCATCCACCGCGGTGTCGGTGCGATCACCGAGTCGGATGTGAACCTGGCGACGATCGACAACGCGATCATCATCGGCTTCAACGTCCGCCCCGACCCGAAGGCCCGCGAGCGGGCGTCGCGCGAAGGCGTGGACATCCGCTTCTACTCGGTCATCTACAACGCGATCGACGACGTCGAGCAGTCCCTCACGGGCATGCTCAAGCCGGAGTTCGAAGAGGTGCAGTCGGGTGTCGCCGAGATCCGCGAGGTGTTCCGCTCCTCGAAGTTCGGCAACATCGCCGGTGTCATCGTGCGGTCGGGAACGATCACGCGAAACGCCAAGGCGCGTGTCATCCGCGACGGCATCGTGCTGGCCGACGGCCTGGCCATCGAGTCGCTGCGTCGGTTCAAGGACGACGTCACCGAGGTGCGCACGGACTTCGAGGCCGGTATCGGCCTCGGCAAGTTCAACGACATCCAGATCGGCGACGAGATCGAGACCACCGAGATGGTGGAGAAGCCCCGGAGCTGAGCTCCGAGACCGTCAGGATGCCCCGCCCTTCACGGGGCGGGGCATCCTGTCATTCACCCGCCGTCGCGGCGGGTTCGCACAGAGGGAGAGATCATGGCAGGCGAACGACAGGCACGAGTGGCCGACAGGATCCGGGTGGTGCTGGCCGAGCGGCTCGAGAAGGGCCTCCGCGACCCGCGTCTCGGATTCGTGACCATCACCGACGTGAAGGTGACCGGCGACCTCCAGCACGCCTCCGTGTTCTACACCGTCATGGGCGACGAGGCGCTGCGCGCCGACACCGCCGCGGCTCTCAAGTCAGCCAGCGGCCTGCTGCGGACCGAGGTCGGCAAGCACCTCAACACTCGTCTCACGCCGTCGCTCGAGTTCTTCCTCGACGCGATCCCTGAGAACGCCGACCACATCGCGGCCCTGCTGCGCGAGGCGCGCGAGCGCGACGCCGCCGTGGCGGGTCTGGCCTCGACGGCGACGTACGCCGGCGACGCGGACCCGTACGTCAAGTCGCGCGATGCGGACGACGACGTGGCCGCCGCGCCCACGAGCGACGTCGCGAACGATGCCTCCGACGACGACGGCTCCGACGACAACGACGACGCGTCCGACGGCGACGCGAAGGCATCCGCCACGTCCTGACCGGGCAGGGCGGCGGTCGCCAGTCTCACGCTGCCGGCCGCCCTCCGTCGCCCCCCCCCCGCGCGACTGAGCACGATCTCCGCCGCAGGGGGGAGGTCGCGCTCCCGCGCCGTCGATAGCGTCGGAGCATGACCGCTTCCCGCGTCGACCTCCCCGCCGTCACCGTGTTCGCCGTCAGCTCCGTCGTGCTCGCCTGGCTGGTCGCGCTGCCCCTGTGGCTGCGCGGAGAGGGACTGACCGACATCCTGCTGGCCCCCACCGCGGCGGCGATGATGTTCACGCCCGCCCTCGCCACTGTGCTGGCCCTGCTCGTGCAGCGGCGCACCCGAGGTCGTCGCGGCGCGCGCGCGGTGCTGCGCGAGCTCGGCATGTGGCCGCTGCGTCCCGCGCGGCGAACGGTCGGCGTCGCGGTGGCCATGATCGTCGCGATGCCGCTGATCCTCATCGTCGGGCTCGGCGTGATGGCCCGGACGGGTGCCGTCACGCTCGACCTGACCGACTTCTCGGGGTTCGCGCAGGCGCTGCAGACGGGCGTGCCCGCCGGCATCGAGCTGCCCCCGGTGCAGCTGCTGGTCGCGCTCCAGCTCGCCTCCATCCCGCTCGCCGCCGTCATCAACGCGCCGTTCGCGTTCGGCGAGGAGGTCGGGTGGCGG is part of the Microbacterium lemovicicum genome and encodes:
- the nusA gene encoding transcription termination factor NusA; translated protein: MDIDLGLLRTIEREKDIPFDELARIIEQAILTAYGRHVSESGEIPAGARSELDRKTGHVAIYAPVLDDEGAIVGEEEQVPDDFGRIAAFAAKQVISQRLRDIADDAVLGEFRGKEGDIVAGVVQQGPNPRMVHVDLGTVEAILPPEEQVPGEQYTHGSRLRVYVTSVSKGLKGPQITVSRTHPGLVRKLFSLEVPEIAAGLVEIVSLAREAGHRSKVAVKANDPSINAKGACIGELGRRVRAVTEELGGEKIDIVDYDPELAKFVANALSPAKVTSSFILDASSKAVRALVPDYQLSLAIGKEGQNARLAAKLTGAKIDIQPDSILEDA
- a CDS encoding YlxR family protein encodes the protein MESVRTCVGCRARASRSSLLRVVAIDSALIPDERAAIPGRGAWVHPTLECAETAIRRRAFVRALRVSGSPDAQTLIDHLQRNG
- the infB gene encoding translation initiation factor IF-2 encodes the protein MHEIASELGVDSKVALAKLKELGEFVKSPSSTIEPPVARKLRAALQAEGGAASAAAPSKPAAATSGRPAGRPGPVRPAGGPTPGPATPAPAAPAAPTAATPAAPSAPQPSAPQPAAPAPAAAAAATPAAPSASTEAPAAPAASAPTPGGSAPAAPRPGGAPRPGNNPFASAQGMGQRPAGPRPGNNPFASAQGMGQRPSPGNIPRPQAPRPGAPRPGAPRPGGAGRPGGAGRPGAPFQQRPGGPGRPGGAGGGFQRPGAPGGAPGGGGFAGRPGGGGGRGRGPGGGTAGAFGKGGGKSKQRKSRRAKRQEFEMRSAPVVGGVNVSKGNGEIIRLRRGASIADFADKLEALRGYTVQPGTLVTILFNLGEMATATESLDEATFEVLGEELGYKIQMVSPEDEDKELLEGFGLDLEAELEAEDEDDLEIRPPVVTVMGHVDHGKTRLLDAIRQTNVVAGEAGGITQHIGAYQVWTEHEGIDRAITFIDTPGHEAFTAMRARGAQVTDLAILVVAADDGIMPQTVEALNHAQAANVPIVVAVNKIDKPDANPGKVRQQLTEYGLVAEEYGGDVMFIDVSARNNIGIQDLLDAVLLTADAGLDLTANPNKAARGVAIEAKLDKGRGSVATVLIQSGTLRVGDAIVAGTAYGRVRAMADENGDAVLEAWPSRPVQVQGLNSVPRAGDTFIVTEEDRLARQIAEKREAAERNAQLAKARKRISLEDFTRALQEGKVESLNLIIKGDVSGAVEALEESLLKIEVDDSVQLRIIHRGVGAITESDVNLATIDNAIIIGFNVRPDPKARERASREGVDIRFYSVIYNAIDDVEQSLTGMLKPEFEEVQSGVAEIREVFRSSKFGNIAGVIVRSGTITRNAKARVIRDGIVLADGLAIESLRRFKDDVTEVRTDFEAGIGLGKFNDIQIGDEIETTEMVEKPRS
- the rbfA gene encoding 30S ribosome-binding factor RbfA, whose protein sequence is MAGERQARVADRIRVVLAERLEKGLRDPRLGFVTITDVKVTGDLQHASVFYTVMGDEALRADTAAALKSASGLLRTEVGKHLNTRLTPSLEFFLDAIPENADHIAALLREARERDAAVAGLASTATYAGDADPYVKSRDADDDVAAAPTSDVANDASDDDGSDDNDDASDGDAKASATS
- a CDS encoding CPBP family intramembrane glutamic endopeptidase, coding for MTASRVDLPAVTVFAVSSVVLAWLVALPLWLRGEGLTDILLAPTAAAMMFTPALATVLALLVQRRTRGRRGARAVLRELGMWPLRPARRTVGVAVAMIVAMPLILIVGLGVMARTGAVTLDLTDFSGFAQALQTGVPAGIELPPVQLLVALQLASIPLAAVINAPFAFGEEVGWRGWLLPALRPLGTWPALLVSGAFWGLWHAPLILLGYNFAEPNPLGVVLMIVACSLFGVILGWSRLRTASVWPAVFAHGAFNASAGVGVLLVAADSPVPSAAIAGPLGVMTWVVFALAIGVLLVSGQFRGDRLQAELRPDPVRPAVAPVSG